In Rhizophagus irregularis chromosome 19, complete sequence, the following are encoded in one genomic region:
- a CDS encoding Glucosamine-6-phosphate isomerase 2, with protein sequence MRLIIRSDYNEVSEYISTYVKNRINEFKPTKERPFVLGLPTGSSPIGLYKNLVKYHKNGELSFKHVVTFNMDEYVGLPRDHPESYHSFMWHHLFKHIDIEPRNVNILDGNAENLSEECARFEKKIKDIGGVELFIGGIGPDGHIAFNEPGSSLMSRTRVKTLAYDTILANSRFFDNDINKVPRMALTVGVGTVMDSREVAVIITGAHKALALAKCIEEGVNHMFTVSAIQLHSKALIVCDEDATLELHVKTVKYFKSIEHVINNLIGAENVGLQGNVKKYPSPEVTPTREAFYNLPFNR encoded by the exons ATGCGTCTAATCATTCGTTCCGATTATAATGAAGTATCagaatatatat CAACTTATGTCAAAAATCGTATCAACGAATTTAAACCAACTAAAGAGCGTCCTTTTGTCCTCGGCTTACCAACTGGTTCTTCTCCGattggtttatataaaaacttggTAAAGTATCATAAAAACGGAGAGTTGAGTTTTAAGCATGTTGTTACCTTTAATATGGATGAATATGTTGGTCTGCCTag GGATCATCCGGAAAGTTATCATTCCTTTATGTGGCATCACCTATTCAAACATATCGATATTGAACCGAGAAACGTAAACATTCTTGATGGTAATGCCGAGAATCTTAGTGAAGAATGTGCTAGatttgagaaaaaaataaaagacatTGGAGGTGTTGAATTGTTCATTGGAG GTATTGGACCTGATGGACATATTGCTTTCAATGAACCTGGGTCATCTTTAATGTCAAGAACTCGTGTTAAGACTTTAGCTTACGATACTATCTTGGCGAATTCAAGGTTCTTCGATAATGATATAAACAAAGTACCAAGGATGGCTTTAACCGTTGGTGTTGG TACTGTTATGGATTCTCGCGAAGTTGCAGTTATTATAACTGGAGCACATAAGGCGTTAGCTCTTGCCAAGTGTATTGAAGAAg GTGTAAATCACATGTTTACCGTTTCGGCGATTCAACTACACTCAAAAGCATTAATCGTTTGTGATGAAGATGCAACACTTGAATTGCACGTTAAAACCGTGAAATATTTCAAGAGTATTGAGcatgttattaataatcttatcGGAGCTGAAAATGTCGGTCTACAAg GCAACGTCAAGAAATATCCAAGTCCCGAAGTAACACCAACCAGAGAAGCATTTTACAATTTACCATTCAATAGATAA
- a CDS encoding Glucosamine-6-phosphate isomerase 2 variant 3, translating into MRLIIRSDYNEVSEYISTYVKNRINEFKPTKERPFVLGLPTGSSPIGLYKNLVKYHKNGELSFKHVVTFNMDEYVGLPRDHPESYHSFMWHHLFKHIDIEPRNVNILDGNAENLSEECARFEKKIKDIGGVELFIGGIGPDGHIAFNEPGSSLMSRTRVKTLAYDTILANSRFFDNDINKVPRMALTVGVGTVMDSREVAVIITGAHKALALAKCIEEGVNHMFTVSAIQLHSKALIVCDEDATLELHVKTVKYFKSIEHVINNLIGAENVGLQGNIH; encoded by the exons ATGCGTCTAATCATTCGTTCCGATTATAATGAAGTATCagaatatatat CAACTTATGTCAAAAATCGTATCAACGAATTTAAACCAACTAAAGAGCGTCCTTTTGTCCTCGGCTTACCAACTGGTTCTTCTCCGattggtttatataaaaacttggTAAAGTATCATAAAAACGGAGAGTTGAGTTTTAAGCATGTTGTTACCTTTAATATGGATGAATATGTTGGTCTGCCTag GGATCATCCGGAAAGTTATCATTCCTTTATGTGGCATCACCTATTCAAACATATCGATATTGAACCGAGAAACGTAAACATTCTTGATGGTAATGCCGAGAATCTTAGTGAAGAATGTGCTAGatttgagaaaaaaataaaagacatTGGAGGTGTTGAATTGTTCATTGGAG GTATTGGACCTGATGGACATATTGCTTTCAATGAACCTGGGTCATCTTTAATGTCAAGAACTCGTGTTAAGACTTTAGCTTACGATACTATCTTGGCGAATTCAAGGTTCTTCGATAATGATATAAACAAAGTACCAAGGATGGCTTTAACCGTTGGTGTTGG TACTGTTATGGATTCTCGCGAAGTTGCAGTTATTATAACTGGAGCACATAAGGCGTTAGCTCTTGCCAAGTGTATTGAAGAAg GTGTAAATCACATGTTTACCGTTTCGGCGATTCAACTACACTCAAAAGCATTAATCGTTTGTGATGAAGATGCAACACTTGAATTGCACGTTAAAACCGTGAAATATTTCAAGAGTATTGAGcatgttattaataatcttatcGGAGCTGAAAATGTCGGTCTACAAggtaatattcattaa
- a CDS encoding Glucosamine-6-phosphate isomerase 2 variant 2, with the protein MKYQNIYQLMSKIVSTNLNQLKSVLLSSAYQLVLLRLVYIKTWDHPESYHSFMWHHLFKHIDIEPRNVNILDGNAENLSEECARFEKKIKDIGGVELFIGGIGPDGHIAFNEPGSSLMSRTRVKTLAYDTILANSRFFDNDINKVPRMALTVGVGTVMDSREVAVIITGAHKALALAKCIEEGVNHMFTVSAIQLHSKALIVCDEDATLELHVKTVKYFKSIEHVINNLIGAENVGLQGNVKKYPSPEVTPTREAFYNLPFNR; encoded by the exons ATGAAGTATCagaatatatat CAACTTATGTCAAAAATCGTATCAACGAATTTAAACCAACTAAAGAGCGTCCTTTTGTCCTCGGCTTACCAACTGGTTCTTCTCCGattggtttatataaaaacttg GGATCATCCGGAAAGTTATCATTCCTTTATGTGGCATCACCTATTCAAACATATCGATATTGAACCGAGAAACGTAAACATTCTTGATGGTAATGCCGAGAATCTTAGTGAAGAATGTGCTAGatttgagaaaaaaataaaagacatTGGAGGTGTTGAATTGTTCATTGGAG GTATTGGACCTGATGGACATATTGCTTTCAATGAACCTGGGTCATCTTTAATGTCAAGAACTCGTGTTAAGACTTTAGCTTACGATACTATCTTGGCGAATTCAAGGTTCTTCGATAATGATATAAACAAAGTACCAAGGATGGCTTTAACCGTTGGTGTTGG TACTGTTATGGATTCTCGCGAAGTTGCAGTTATTATAACTGGAGCACATAAGGCGTTAGCTCTTGCCAAGTGTATTGAAGAAg GTGTAAATCACATGTTTACCGTTTCGGCGATTCAACTACACTCAAAAGCATTAATCGTTTGTGATGAAGATGCAACACTTGAATTGCACGTTAAAACCGTGAAATATTTCAAGAGTATTGAGcatgttattaataatcttatcGGAGCTGAAAATGTCGGTCTACAAg GCAACGTCAAGAAATATCCAAGTCCCGAAGTAACACCAACCAGAGAAGCATTTTACAATTTACCATTCAATAGATAA